A genomic stretch from Methylorubrum extorquens includes:
- a CDS encoding conserved exported protein of unknown function (Evidence 4 : Unknown function but conserved in other organisms), whose amino-acid sequence MTHAKAFALAAVIAGSLGVAGSAQAAPFSPAPLATATDNALVERTAGGCGPGFHPNPWGICRPNWGPRRYWGGPPPGYYRPRPLYRPYGYYRPRPYYW is encoded by the coding sequence ATGACGCACGCGAAGGCGTTCGCATTGGCTGCGGTAATCGCCGGCAGCCTTGGTGTTGCGGGCAGCGCCCAGGCGGCACCCTTCAGCCCCGCTCCCCTCGCGACCGCGACGGACAACGCGCTCGTGGAGCGCACCGCCGGCGGCTGCGGGCCGGGCTTCCACCCCAATCCCTGGGGCATCTGCCGTCCGAACTGGGGTCCGCGGCGCTACTGGGGCGGCCCGCCCCCCGGCTATTATCGCCCGCGGCCACTCTACCGGCCCTACGGCTATTACCGCCCACGGCCCTATTACTGGTGA
- a CDS encoding putative alginate o-acetyltransferase AlgI (Evidence 3 : Putative function from multiple computational evidences; Product type e : enzyme), whose translation MLFNSFVFLLAFLPAALLLHAAAERYRPQARLPLLVGLSFVFYAWWDWRFLPLLLASIGVNWLVARALPRDRTGWLFPVALAGNLAVLGAFKYLGFLTDLADMIPGIDLPRIDLALPLGISFFTFHHIMYLTDLRAGRAPAFGLTRYALYIAFFPQVLAGPLVRWSEIMHQFEERPYARPDAAERIGRGLMLLTVGLSKKVFLGDPLSVYVNPVFQAAAAGKAVTMAEAWQATLGFTFQIYFDFSGYTDMALGLALLFGIVLPQNFDVPYRATSLRDFWRRWHMTLSRFLRDYLYIAMGGNRRGLALQVGALFATMTLGGLWHGAGLTFVAWGAAHGVGLGAGVLWRRAGGRLPHLLGWALTAGFVILTWVLFRASSFEAALAIYKGLFGLAPTGAGFKWRTIAIAAAVAMIGPTAWAAVHRLPPNRWLAAAFALLFVVVLLKIGDDANYEFIYFQF comes from the coding sequence ATGCTGTTCAACTCCTTCGTCTTCCTGCTCGCCTTCCTGCCGGCCGCGCTGCTGCTGCACGCCGCCGCCGAACGCTATCGGCCGCAGGCGCGGCTGCCGCTTCTCGTCGGGCTGTCCTTCGTCTTCTACGCGTGGTGGGATTGGCGCTTCCTGCCGCTGCTTCTCGCCTCCATCGGCGTGAACTGGCTCGTGGCTCGAGCCCTGCCGCGGGATCGCACCGGCTGGCTGTTTCCGGTGGCGCTCGCCGGCAACCTCGCGGTGCTGGGCGCCTTTAAGTATCTCGGATTCCTCACCGATCTCGCCGACATGATCCCCGGCATCGACCTTCCACGGATCGATCTGGCCCTGCCGCTCGGGATCTCGTTCTTCACCTTCCACCACATCATGTACCTGACGGACCTGAGGGCCGGGCGCGCGCCGGCTTTCGGGCTGACCCGCTACGCCCTCTACATCGCCTTCTTCCCGCAGGTTCTCGCCGGCCCGCTCGTGCGCTGGAGCGAGATCATGCACCAGTTCGAGGAGCGCCCCTATGCGCGTCCCGACGCGGCCGAGCGGATCGGGCGCGGGCTGATGCTGCTGACCGTCGGGCTTTCCAAGAAGGTGTTCCTCGGCGATCCGCTCTCGGTCTACGTCAACCCTGTGTTCCAAGCGGCGGCCGCGGGCAAGGCGGTGACGATGGCCGAGGCGTGGCAGGCAACGCTCGGCTTCACCTTCCAGATCTATTTCGACTTTTCCGGCTACACCGACATGGCGCTCGGCCTCGCGCTGCTGTTCGGGATCGTGCTGCCGCAGAATTTCGACGTGCCCTACCGTGCCACCTCGCTGCGCGACTTCTGGCGGCGCTGGCACATGACGCTGTCGCGCTTCCTGCGCGACTACCTCTACATCGCCATGGGCGGAAACCGCCGCGGTCTCGCGCTCCAGGTCGGCGCGCTGTTCGCGACCATGACGCTGGGCGGCCTCTGGCACGGGGCGGGGCTGACCTTTGTCGCCTGGGGCGCCGCCCACGGTGTGGGCCTCGGGGCCGGCGTGCTCTGGCGCCGGGCGGGCGGACGGCTGCCGCACCTCCTCGGCTGGGCGCTGACGGCCGGATTCGTGATCCTGACCTGGGTCCTGTTCCGCGCCTCCTCGTTCGAGGCGGCTTTGGCGATCTACAAGGGGTTGTTCGGGTTGGCGCCCACGGGGGCGGGCTTCAAGTGGCGCACCATTGCAATCGCCGCCGCCGTCGCGATGATCGGCCCGACTGCCTGGGCCGCCGTGCACCGCCTGCCGCCGAACCGTTGGCTCGCGGCCGCCTTCGCCCTGTTGTTCGTCGTCGTGCTCCTCAAGATCGGGGACGATGCGAACTACGAATTCATCTACTTCCAGTTCTGA